A portion of the Vibrio coralliirubri genome contains these proteins:
- a CDS encoding flagella synthesis protein FlgN — protein MAALADLVNFQLQNAKALSELLSSEKTAITSRQSNDIERIAKEKVVLVEQLRSTDQRIAAHTNISELTENPELAQLVTKIQSIVHDCQQANLVNGEALNRAHLSFKKLSNMMQQSHGKIGMTYNAGGQTHTISTLGTNVKA, from the coding sequence ATGGCGGCACTAGCAGATTTAGTTAATTTCCAACTTCAAAATGCCAAAGCCTTATCTGAATTATTAAGTTCAGAGAAAACCGCTATTACGAGCCGACAATCAAACGATATTGAGCGAATCGCCAAAGAAAAAGTGGTCCTAGTTGAACAACTAAGATCAACCGATCAGCGAATCGCAGCCCATACCAATATCTCAGAGCTGACCGAGAATCCTGAACTTGCTCAGTTAGTCACTAAGATCCAGTCCATAGTGCACGATTGCCAGCAAGCGAACCTTGTGAATGGCGAAGCCTTGAATCGAGCGCACCTTAGCTTCAAAAAACTCAGCAATATGATGCAGCAAAGCCACGGGAAAATTGGCATGACCTACAATGCCGGTGGTCAAACGCATACGATTTCTACGCTGGGAACCAACGTAAAAGCATAA